A single Candidatus Polarisedimenticolia bacterium DNA region contains:
- the glp gene encoding gephyrin-like molybdotransferase Glp: MKKPGEPMVSVEEALRAVLDFTPILPFESVDLASALGRVLSEEIHADADQPPFDKAMMDGFALRSEDVRAAPAELQVVMEIPAGTPPPGLIAPGQAARIMTGAMIPQGSDAVQMVEKTEALDAGRVRILQGVAAGANIAPRGTQLRRGARVLSEGDRLTPARLGVLASVGRAVAQCRRLPRVVVAPTGDELVAANQVPGPGQIRNSNGPALAAEARSLGALVEELAPVPDRFEALRSCLEHGLKSNVLILSGGVSMGEYDLVEKELEWAGVEIAFRQVAIRPGKPAVFGRRGDCLVFGLPGNPVSSLVTFRVLVAPALRRMQGIASPEGVHLEARLETEVSQHPGRTGYLPGKLSFAGGAVGVRPIPTTGSADLPAHSRADALVIVPADRETLGAGDTVRVLLIADPAAIR, translated from the coding sequence ATGAAGAAACCGGGCGAGCCGATGGTCTCCGTGGAAGAAGCGCTGCGCGCGGTTCTCGACTTCACTCCCATCCTGCCTTTCGAATCGGTGGACCTGGCCTCGGCGCTGGGCCGGGTCCTCTCCGAAGAGATCCACGCCGATGCCGACCAGCCTCCCTTCGACAAGGCGATGATGGACGGCTTCGCGCTGCGCTCCGAGGACGTTCGCGCCGCGCCGGCCGAGCTGCAGGTGGTCATGGAGATCCCGGCGGGCACCCCTCCTCCGGGTTTGATCGCGCCGGGCCAGGCGGCGCGGATCATGACCGGCGCGATGATTCCGCAAGGCAGCGATGCCGTGCAAATGGTGGAGAAGACCGAAGCGCTCGATGCCGGGCGCGTCCGGATCCTCCAGGGGGTGGCGGCCGGAGCCAACATCGCTCCTCGCGGGACCCAGCTGCGCCGCGGCGCTCGGGTGCTTTCCGAGGGAGACCGGCTCACTCCCGCCCGGCTGGGAGTACTGGCCAGCGTCGGCCGGGCCGTGGCGCAGTGCCGCAGGCTGCCGCGCGTCGTCGTGGCGCCCACGGGGGACGAGCTGGTGGCGGCCAACCAGGTCCCCGGTCCGGGCCAGATTCGTAACAGCAACGGCCCCGCCCTGGCCGCGGAAGCCCGGTCCCTGGGGGCGCTGGTGGAAGAGCTCGCCCCCGTTCCCGATCGCTTCGAGGCGCTGCGCTCCTGCCTGGAGCACGGCCTGAAGAGCAATGTGCTGATTCTGTCGGGCGGCGTGTCGATGGGAGAATACGATCTGGTGGAGAAAGAGCTGGAATGGGCCGGGGTCGAGATCGCCTTCCGCCAGGTGGCCATCCGTCCCGGCAAGCCGGCCGTGTTCGGGCGGCGTGGCGACTGCCTGGTCTTCGGCCTTCCCGGAAACCCCGTCTCCTCGCTGGTTACCTTCCGAGTCCTCGTGGCCCCCGCGCTGCGCCGGATGCAGGGGATTGCCAGTCCCGAGGGAGTGCATCTCGAGGCACGCCTGGAGACGGAAGTGTCGCAGCATCCGGGGCGCACAGGCTACCTGCCGGGCAAGCTCTCGTTTGCGGGCGGAGCCGTCGGGGTCCGTCCCATACCGACGACCGGATCGGCCGATCTTCCGGCGCATTCGCGCGCGGACGCCCTCGTCATCGTCCCGGCCGACCGCGAGACCCTCGGCGCGGGAGACACCGTCCGGGTCCTGCTCATCGCCGACCCGGCAGCCATCCGCTGA